TATCCTATAATAGATTAATTGGGGTTACATCACCTTAGCAGAGGTGAATAATATTAGAAATCAAGAGTATTTAATTGCTTTTGGTAGTAACCTTAGGAGTATCAGAAAAGCAAAAGGGCTTTCTATGGAAAAGCTTGCCCAAAGAGCTGGAATTGAGTATTCCCAGGTTTCTGATATTGAACATGGAAAAATAAATACGACAATTTCAACGGTTGCTCTTATTGCATCTACATTAGAAATACCGGCCAAAGATTTATTTGATTTTTAAGCCTCAAATAAGTCAAAATAAAATCAGCAATAATTTAGGCTATATTAATTGAATGTATGCTTCTGTAAGATTGCATGCAGTGAAAGGTTATTAGCTGAGTTATACCAATCGATTAAATTCACCCATGCTCCTTTTTCTTCTAAAAGAGATGAGTAAGTAGGAAGCTATAAAATGTCATCTATAATAATGTAATTCATGTACAGCTGGCATTGGTTATCTATTATATAACAGATTTGATTATTCAAGATAGCAATCTTTTCTACTGATAAAATACATCCTTCGCTTTCTGCATTCTTCTGATATACATTAAATGGACAATAAATACGCTTTAAGGTTCCTGAAGTAGTAATAACCAAAATGCTTATATTATTGACGTACTTATAAAAATCTGAGTTTTTCATAATGATTTAAATTATAGGAATAAGAAAAGGTAACAGACGTCTAACCAGTTACCTTTTCAAATACTAATAGGCTTATAAAATCTATCCTTCAAATACTGTTTCCTCTATACTGTTGTTTACTTCTTTTGGTGAGTACACATAGCGATAATCTAATATTACTTTCTCTTTGGTTTGAGGAATAGTGTATTCATAAGGTTCTTCAACTTTGGCCTTAACAATTGCTCCAGGCATTTCTTTACCAATTAATGTTTTGCAGATAGCTTCATCAAAAGTTGAAGGTATCTTACATTTTCTTGCTGTAACATAAGGCATACCCGTAGCCTTTGATAATACAACTTCGATTTCTCCTTGCAATTGCAACAAGAAAAATTCACCATCAGTCCCCTGACATTTTTCGTAATTCAAGATCGTTACCATTTTTAAATGAGTTTAAATGTGAAATAAATTTGATTGCCTAAGCTTGACGGGGTATGCCAAGCATCAATTTCAGGTGTAACCCCTCCTAAAAGTCGGACTGCTTAAAGGACGAAAAGTCTTAACTTTAAACAGTCAACAATGAAGAACTCTATTATTACCGAAGCACAGATTGTCAAAGCCATCAAAGAATATGAAGGAGGCCGTGAGCTAAACGACATCTGCCGGGAACTGGGCATCCACAAATCAACCTTTTATAATTGGCGAAAGAAGTATGCCGGCATGGATAGCCAAGAACTGAAACGATTGAAAGAGCTTGAAGAAGAGAACCGCAAGCTTAAGCATATGTATGCAGAACTGGCTCTGGACAATAAGATGCTGAAGGACGTTCTTTCAAAAAAGTTCTAAAGCCCTGCCA
This region of Mucilaginibacter yixingensis genomic DNA includes:
- a CDS encoding helix-turn-helix domain-containing protein, whose amino-acid sequence is MNNIRNQEYLIAFGSNLRSIRKAKGLSMEKLAQRAGIEYSQVSDIEHGKINTTISTVALIASTLEIPAKDLFDF